One window of the Grus americana isolate bGruAme1 chromosome 13, bGruAme1.mat, whole genome shotgun sequence genome contains the following:
- the CBFA2T3 gene encoding LOW QUALITY PROTEIN: protein CBFA2T3 (The sequence of the model RefSeq protein was modified relative to this genomic sequence to represent the inferred CDS: deleted 1 base in 1 codon), giving the protein MNLAVQRDFSLPAASRQARPASVLADNAETRAATMPDSPADVKTQSRSTPPSMPPPPPAITQGATRHPSFTPNTNRDAGPPTFLPRGRFHGCLKWSMVCLLMNGSSHSPTAINGAPSTPNGFSNGPATSSTASLSTHQLPPACGARQLSKLKRFLTTLQQFGNDISPEIGERVRTLVLGLVNSTLTIEEFHAKLQEATNFPLRPFVIPFLKANLPLLQRELLHCARMAKQTPAQYLAQHEQLLLDANASSPIDSSELLLEVGESGKRRTPDRTKENGLDRDPLHPEHLSKRPCTMSPAQRYSPSNGLSHPPNGLGHPPAAPPPPQHYRLEDMAMAHHYRDAYRHPDPRELRERQRPAAAHGTRQEEVIDHRLTDREWAEEWKHLNNLLNCIMDMVEKTRRSLTVLRRCQEADREELNHWIRRYSDAEDMKKGSPPSARPHNSSSASEAPQLDAHREFTPRPLSGYMPEEIWRKAEEAVNEVKRQAMSELQKAVSDAERKAHELITTERAKMERALAEAKRQASEDALTVINQQEDSSESCWNCGRKASETCSGCNTARYCGSFCQHKDWEKHHHVCGQTLQGLPAPAAPTAGVGLPPGPGQPDGVATIASSPSETGSAAASRAGTPATPAPLESTSR; this is encoded by the exons ATGAACTTGGCTGTGCAAAGGGAtttttccctgcctgctgcctcccgGCAGGCCCGGCCGGCGTCCGTGCTGGCAG ATAACGCGGAGACGCGAGCTGCCACCATGCCCGACTCGCCGGCCGACGTGAAGACGCAGTCCAGGTCCACGCCGCCCAGCATgcctccgccgccgccggccaTCACGCAGGGAGCCACACGCCACCCCTCCTTCACGCCAAACACCA ATCGAGACGCTGGCCCTCCGACGTTTCTGCCTCGCGGCCGTTTTCATGGTTGCTTGAAATGGTCGATGGTCTGTCTTT TGATGAACGGGAGCAGCCACTCGCCGACCGCCATCAATGGGGCCCCGTCCACCCCCAACGGGTTCAGCAACGGGCCGGCCACCTCCTCCACCGCCTCCCTCTCCACCCACCAGCTCCCACCGGCCTGCGGCGCCCGCCAGCTCTCCAAGCTCAAGCGCTTTCTCACCACGCTGCAGCAGTTTGGCAACGACATCTCCCCCGAGATCGGGGAGCGGGTGCGCACCCTCGTCCTGGGGCTCGTG AACTCCACGCTCACCATCGAGGAGTTTCACGCCAagctccaggaggccaccaacTTCCCGCTGCGACCCTTCGTCATCCCCTTCCTCAAG GCCAACCTGCCCCtgctgcagcgggagctgctGCACTGCGCCCGTATGGCCAAGCAGACCCCGGCCCAGTACCTGGCCCAGCacgagcagctgctgctggacgCCAACGCCTCCTCGCCCATCGACTCCTCCGAGCTGCTCCTGGAGGTGGGCGAGAGTGGCAAGAGGAGGACGCCAGACAG GACCAAAGAGAACGGTTTGGACCGAGACCCTCTGCACCCCGAGCACCTCAGCAAGCGGCCGTGCACCATGAGCCCGGCGCAGCGCTACAGCCCCAGCAACGGGCTGAGCCACCCGCCCAACGGGCTGGGgcacccccccgccgcc ccccccccgccccagcactACCGCCTGGAGGACATGGCCATGGCACACCACTACCGCGACGCCTACCGCCACCCCGACCCCCGGGAGCTCCGCGAGCGCCAGCGGCCCGCCG CGGCGCACGGGACGCGGCAGGAGGAGGTGATCGACCACCGGCTCACCGACCGGGAGTGGGCGGAGGAGTGGAAACACCTCAACAAC CTGCTGAACTGTATCATGGACATGGTGGAGAAGACGCGCCGGTCGCTGACGGTGCTGCGGCGGTGCCAGGAGGCTGACCGCGAGGAGCTCAACCACTGGATCCGGCGCTACAGCGACGCCGAGGACATGAAGAAAGGCAGCCCCCCCTCCGCCCGCCCCCACAACAGCTCCTCCGCCTCCGAGGCACCCCAGTTAG ACGCTCACCGGGAGTTCACGCCGCGGCCCCTCTCTGGGTACATGCCGGAGGAGATTTGGAGGAAGGCTG AAGAAGCTGTGAACGAGGTGAAGCGTCAGGCCATGTCTGAGCTGCAGAAGGCCGTGTCGGATGCCGAGCGGAAAGCCCACGAGCTGATCACGACGGAGCGAGCCAAGATGGAGCGAGCCCTGGCCGAGGCCAAGCGCCAGGCTTCGGAGGATGCCCTGACCGTCATCAATCAGCAGGAGGACTCCAGCGAG AGCTGCTGGAACTGCGGGCGCAAAGCGAGCGAGACCTGCAGCGGCTGCAACACCGCCCGCTACTGCGGCTCCTTCTGCCAGCACAAGGATTGGGAGAAGCACCACCATGTCTGCGGGCAGACTCTGCAAGGGCtgccggcccccgccgcccccaccGCCGGCGTGGGGCTGCCACCGGGTCCAGGGCAGCCCGACGGGGTGGCCACCATCGCCAGCAGCCCCAGCGAGACGGGCTCGGCGGCCGCTTCCCGCGCCGGCACGCCGGCTACCCCGGCTCCGCTGGAGAGCACGTCCCGCTGA
- the PABPN1L gene encoding embryonic polyadenylate-binding protein 2 has product MFGGRASPLFLDTSGIWWQDQPSLAAVEASWDVAEMAALRKAADDGSDLSHLEGDSPEKLALLDPELEAIKAKVREMEKEDERLKELQLEAESRLIMSSEAGLFPKTTEEKMEVDQRSIYVGNVDYGGTAEELESHFNSCGQINRVTILCDKFSGHPKGYAYIEFEEKSSVKAAVELDESVFRGRVIKVLPKRTNMPGISTTDRGGYRGRFQARGGLGQRGGYYGGQHPRVRGRTYRGRARLLPWYFPY; this is encoded by the exons ATGTTCGGCGGCCGGGCCAG TCCTCTCTTCCTGGACACCTCAGGGATCTGGTGGCAGGACCAGCCGTCCCTGGCAGCAGTGGAGGCGTCTTGGGACGTGGCAGAGATGGCAGCTCTGCGGAAGGCTGCAGATGATGGCTCGGACCTGAGCCACCTGGAGGGGGACAGCCCGGAGAAGCTGGCTCTGCTGGACCCA GAGCTGGAGGCCATCAAAGCCAAAGTGCGGGAGATGGAGAAAGAGGATGAGAGGCTGAAGGAATTGCAGTTGGAAGCTGAGAGCCGCCTTATCATGAGCTCAGAGGCAG GTCTCTTCCCAAAGACGACTGAGGAGAAGATGGAGGTTGACCAGCGATCTATCTATGTGGGCAAC GTGGATTACGGGGGCACGGCGGAAGAGCTGGAGTCTCACTTCAACAGCTGCGGGCAGATCAACCGAGTGACCATCCTCTGCGACAAGTTCTCGGGGCATCCCAAAGG GTACGCCTACATTGAGTTTGAAGAGAAGAGCTCCGTGAAGGCTGCGGTGGAGCTGGACGAGAGTGTGTTCAGAGGCCGTGTCATTAAG GTGCTGCCCAAGAGGACCAACATGCCAGGCATCAGCACCACCGACCGCGGGGGCTACCGGGGCCGCTTCCAAGCCCGGGGAGGGCTGGGCCAGCGGGGAGGCTACTATGGAGGGCAGCACCCAAGGGTGCGAGGGAGGACGTACAG GGGTCGGGCAAGGCTGCTGCCTTGGTATTTTCCATACTAG
- the TRAPPC2L gene encoding trafficking protein particle complex subunit 2-like protein, protein MAVCIAVIAKENYPLYIRSVPTENELKFHYTVHTSLDVVDEKISAMGKALVDQRELYLGLLYPTEDYKVYGYVTNSKVKFVMVVDSSNTALRDNEIRSMFRKLHNSYTDIMCNPFYNPGDRIHSRAFDNMVNSMMMQVC, encoded by the exons ATGGCGGTGTGCATCGCCGTGATCGCCAAGGAG AACTATCCCCTCTACATCCGGAGCGTTCCAACTGAAAACGAGCTGAAGTTCCACTACACCGTGCACACTTCCCTCGATGTCGTGGATGAAAAAATCTCTGCGATGGGCAAGGCTCTTGTAGATCAGAGGGAACTGTACCTAGGGCTCCTCTACCCCACTGAAGACTACAAGGT ATACGGCTACGTGACAAATTCGAAGGTGAAGTTTGTTATGGTGGTGGATTCTTCAAACACAGCACTTCGAGACAATGAGATCCGCAGC ATGTTCCGAAAGCTGCATAATTCATATACAGACATAATGTGTAACCCTTTTTATAACCCTGGGGACCGTATCCACTCCAG GGCTTTTGATAATATGGTGAACTCCATGATGATGCAGGTGTGCTGA